GAAATTTATGAAAAAGTAAAATCGGTTCGGAAAGAAAAACCGGTAGTATCTAGTTTGGGAACGGTAGCAGCCTCAGGCGGATATTATATTGCTGTAGCTGCGGATACTTTGATGGCCAATCCGGGTACCATTGTTGGCAGTATCGGCGTTATTATACAATATCCTGTATTGACAGAATTATTGGATAAAGTCGGTATCAAATTTGAAACAGTAAAGAGTGGAAAATTAAAGGATGTGGGATCATATTCACGAAATGTAACAGATGCAGATCGGGTTCATCTTAATGCAATGGTTACAGATATGTATAATCAATTTGTTGACGCTGTTTCGGAGAGCCGAACCATTGCAAAAGAAGATGTAATTCTCTTAGCCGATGGTCGCGTTTTTACCGGATTGCAATCAAAAGAATTAGGCCTTATTGATGTTATTGGTACTTATGAAGATGCTATTACATTAGCGGGATTAATGGGTAATATTTCAGGAAAACCAAAAACGGTTCGAAAACAGAAGAAACGCCCCTCGCTGTTGGACTGGTTCTCCGGGAATTTGGGGCAAACAGTCAGCAGCTGGTTTGATGAACTACCGGCTTATCGCTGGCGGATGGAGTAAGAATCATGACCAAACAAAATATAGTAAATATTGTTTCAGAAGCCACCGGATTGACAAAGGTTGAAACAGAAACGGTAATGAATGGCGTAATGGCCACTATCGTTGAATCACTAGGACGGAATGAACGTGTTGAGTTACGTGGATTTGGTACATTTGGTGTTAAACATCGGATGCCCAAAAAAGCACGTAACCCTGGAACAGGTGAAGCAATATATTTACCAGAACGCCATGTGCCGACATTTAAACCGGCGAAACATATGCGTTTACACGTAAACGAAAATCTGACAAAATAAAGAGGTGACATGCCCTGCGGTAAAAAACGTAAACGGCGTAAAATGAATACTCACAAGCGGAAAAAACGCTTGCGCGCCAATCGTCATAAAAAGAAAAAAGTATAAGACCCGTTTAAAATGAAACGGGCCAGTATTATTTGGCTTTTAACCGTTCCCCTCGTCCTGACATCTTTTGTCAGGGCTTGGGGGTATGACGGCCATCGTCGATTAAATTATACAGCATCCCGACAACTTAACGGTCCATTCGGTCAATTTCTGAAACGAAATTCAGACGCTCTGAAATGGTATGCTCCGGCCCCTGATTATATCAAAGGGACCGATAAAAATGAATTTCCCCGTCATTTTATTGATGCGGATTTTTACGACCAATATCCATTCGATAATATTCCCATGGATTATGATTCGCTTCTAGCAAAATATGGTGAAGCGAATGTAAAAAAAATGGGTATGGTGCCTTGGAGCATAGAAAAAACATGCGATCGAATTATTTACCTGTTTAAGGCTAAACGATTTGATGAAGCTGTCTATTATATGGGTGTCCTTGGGCATTACGTGGCGGACCTCCATATGCCACTGCATACTGTTTTAAATTATAATGGTCAATTTACAGGAAACGAAGGCGTTCACTTTCGCTGGGAAGGGCGTCTTGTTGATATATATGTTAAAAATATCAAAGCTATCGGTTCCAAAGAGGTCGTGGTAGATCCAGTTTCATTTTCTATGAAAATTGTAAAAGAATCTTTTGCTGTACATGAACAGCTTTTTGATGCTGATTCAAAGGCTAGGAAATTGCTCACTATAGATCAGGCTAAAGAATTAAATACTTATAATATTCTGCCATTCGAAAAGCCATATTTGGATATTTTATATCAAGAGACAGGGCCGTTACTAAACGATCGGTTAGGTCGCGCTGTAGTTCGAATTGCGTCCATTTGGGAATATTGCTGGCTTGAAGCAGGTTCCCCAGAATTGCCATGAGCCAATCTCGTACAGCATTATCTGTTTCCGAAATTACCGCCCAGATTAAGGGGCAAATCGAATCACGCTTTTCGAGTGTTTGGGTTCAGGGTGAAATTTCAAACTTTAAGCACCATTCTTCCGGACATATGTATTTCACCGTAAAAGATGGTGGCGCAGAATTGCGCTGTGTCATGTTTCGGGGATTTAACCAATCAATCCACTTCAAACCTGAAGATGGAATGGATATCTTGCTCCAAGGGAAAATAACAGTCTACGAGCCCCGTGGCCAGTACCAATTGATGGTTCAGATGATGGAACCGGCGGGGATCGGCACATTGTACTTGGCATTCGAAGCGCTGAAAAAACAGTTGGCTGCTGAAGGATTATTCGATGAAGGTTTGAAAAAGTCATTACCATCTTATCCTAAAAAAATTGGTATTGTCACTTCTCGTACTGGGGCAGCCCTGCGAGATATGATTAATATTTTGTCCCGCCGGGCACCATATTTAGAAATTATTATAAGACCGGCATTGGTTCAGGGGGGTGAAGCAGCAGATGATATTATTGGTGGTATCAAAGATCTTGAATCTCTGGAAGATGTGAATGTTATCATCATTGGTCGCGGTGGCGGATCGTTAGAAGATTTATGGGCATTCAATGAAGAAGCGTTAGCTCGAACGATTTCTGCTTGTTCCATTCCTATTATTTCGGCTGTAGGGCATGAGACTGATGTTACCATAAGTGATATGGTGGCTGATCTTCGTTCGCCCACACCTTCTGCAGCAGCTGAATTGGTTGCGCCAAGTACTGACGAAATTAAAATGGAGTTGTCCCGAAACTTCGACCGATTAACCATGATAATTCAACATCGGTTGAATCGTCTATGGCAAATGCTCGACCACTTGATTGATCGTCAAACTTTACAGCATCCCCGTACTATTTTGAATCGTAATCGAGAAAAACTGGGTGTTCTGACTCATCAATTGAGTTTTTCCATGAATCACTTAATATCCTTGGCTAAAACGAAGCTTAAAGGATTTGAAAAAGAATTGACTGTATTGAATCCAAACGATATTCTCAACCGGGGATACAGCTTAGCTTTTAAGTCTGATGGCAGTATCCTTCGATATGCAGATGAATTAAAAGTGGGTGAATCATTTTTATTGAAAACAGGGCAAGGATCAATGGAAGCTGAGAAAAAGAGGAAGATATCCACTGGTGCTAAAGGTAATTGAGTAAAATAAAAACAAAGATTAAATTGAACGATGAGTAAACAAAAAACATTTGAATTTGAAGCAGTTTTGGGGCGCCTTGAAAAAATAGTAGAATCCCTAGAGGGAGAAAGTGAATCTCTGGAAAAAAGTTTAACTTTATTTGAAGAAGGTGTAAAACTTACCGATTCATTGAAGGATCATTTGGAATCGGCTGAGCAACAAATCAAAGTGCTTATGAAAGATACTGATGGAAAAGTAAAAACGGAGGATTTTGAAGGCTAATGTCGGCCTCGGTAAAAAAACCAAAATCTTTCGGAATCTGGGGGAATACGGATAAAACCCGATTTTGGAAATTACTTGATCCTATCATGGAATGGGCTGAAGAAAAGAAGATTTCCCCATTTATTACCAAGCGGATTAGGGAGAAAATCGGGAATGAATCCAATTATAAATTTAATGTAATCGAATCGGCAGAAGATTTTTATAAAATTGACTTTTTGCTAACACTGGGCGGTGATGGCACTATGCTTTCTGCGGCTCGAGCAGTAGGCCATCGCAAAACACCGATTTTGGGTATCCACTTAGGTGAATTGGGATTTATGGCGGAAGTGACGGTTGATGAAATGTTCAGTCGATTGGATATGGTTTTGGCTGGGTCTTATGGGCTTCAGCGGCGAATGGTACTTAAAGCAGAAATTGTCAATGGGGAAGGCCTTAAAGTTTTTTATGCCCTGAATGATTTTGTGATTGATCGGGGAAAATCCAATCGAATTATTACCATGCGCCTTTTGGCCAACGACCGCTTTGTTTCTGATTATAAAGCAGATGGACTTATTGTTGCCACACCTACCGGTTCAACTGCTTATTCCTTATCTGTAGGTGGCCCTATTGTGATGCCGCGCCTGAAAGCTATGGTCGTGTCGCCTATTAGTCCGCATACCTTAACCTTAAGACCTATTGTTCTACCTG
This genomic window from Candidatus Neomarinimicrobiota bacterium contains:
- the sppA gene encoding signal peptide peptidase SppA; this encodes MDQAGLKRPTSNQRWLWWGLGSFFALVMAFKIGTWSNGSSSDGPGKKVGIVNINGPIVSAESTVKQLEKFRSRNDITAIILRIDSPGGLVAPTQEIYEKVKSVRKEKPVVSSLGTVAASGGYYIAVAADTLMANPGTIVGSIGVIIQYPVLTELLDKVGIKFETVKSGKLKDVGSYSRNVTDADRVHLNAMVTDMYNQFVDAVSESRTIAKEDVILLADGRVFTGLQSKELGLIDVIGTYEDAITLAGLMGNISGKPKTVRKQKKRPSLLDWFSGNLGQTVSSWFDELPAYRWRME
- a CDS encoding integration host factor subunit beta; its protein translation is MTKQNIVNIVSEATGLTKVETETVMNGVMATIVESLGRNERVELRGFGTFGVKHRMPKKARNPGTGEAIYLPERHVPTFKPAKHMRLHVNENLTK
- the xseA gene encoding exodeoxyribonuclease VII large subunit, with the translated sequence MSQSRTALSVSEITAQIKGQIESRFSSVWVQGEISNFKHHSSGHMYFTVKDGGAELRCVMFRGFNQSIHFKPEDGMDILLQGKITVYEPRGQYQLMVQMMEPAGIGTLYLAFEALKKQLAAEGLFDEGLKKSLPSYPKKIGIVTSRTGAALRDMINILSRRAPYLEIIIRPALVQGGEAADDIIGGIKDLESLEDVNVIIIGRGGGSLEDLWAFNEEALARTISACSIPIISAVGHETDVTISDMVADLRSPTPSAAAELVAPSTDEIKMELSRNFDRLTMIIQHRLNRLWQMLDHLIDRQTLQHPRTILNRNREKLGVLTHQLSFSMNHLISLAKTKLKGFEKELTVLNPNDILNRGYSLAFKSDGSILRYADELKVGESFLLKTGQGSMEAEKKRKISTGAKGN
- the xseB gene encoding exodeoxyribonuclease VII small subunit, with translation MSKQKTFEFEAVLGRLEKIVESLEGESESLEKSLTLFEEGVKLTDSLKDHLESAEQQIKVLMKDTDGKVKTEDFEG
- a CDS encoding NAD(+)/NADH kinase — translated: MSASVKKPKSFGIWGNTDKTRFWKLLDPIMEWAEEKKISPFITKRIREKIGNESNYKFNVIESAEDFYKIDFLLTLGGDGTMLSAARAVGHRKTPILGIHLGELGFMAEVTVDEMFSRLDMVLAGSYGLQRRMVLKAEIVNGEGLKVFYALNDFVIDRGKSNRIITMRLLANDRFVSDYKADGLIVATPTGSTAYSLSVGGPIVMPRLKAMVVSPISPHTLTLRPIVLPDDRNLEISFPKDDLKEIAFAVDGQVSEYLAPNAKIFIQRAPFEIRMIDFEDSNYFQTLRRKMGWGKRGE